The nucleotide window GAGCAAAACGAGGTAAGTGCCTCGATAATCTAGAGCAAGTTAGCAGCTAAATTCTTTTGGCAACTTAACGAACTCACCCTGGGTTTGCGGGTTtcgtccgcctcgcccaCTGCCTTCAACAGCTCAAGAACGATAGTGACAACCTCTGCTTGCATCAGCTCAACCAAGCTGAAGGACTCTAGATGAGAAGCCACTTCGATGAGTCTTGACATGACAAATTGCTCAATATTGTGCACATCTTGCacgagcagcagcgcgaGAATGGGGCCAGCATTGACAGTGTCCAGAATAGGGACCCAAACGTCCTTTTCGCCCCTTGCTTCGGCAATCTTCTGGATAACatctttcttcttcatcaagACCAGCCACGGCATAGCATGGGTCTGAATGAGCAGAAGGAAGTCTGTAACAGAAATCTGTAGCAGATCGGCGATAGCACGGGTCATCTGCGGCCGAGATACCATGTCCTTGACAGCAAAGTACGCCAGGTTTCTCCAAAAGGGCTCGAACAAGCGACGGGGTGTTGTCTTCAATGCAGTAGCTAGGCCGAGAATCTGGAGTCGTGTCAGCTCGTTCGAGGTCTGGAAACAAAGAAGAGTTGTCGTACCTCATTGAAAGCACACGCAGCGATCAAACTGTTGTTGCTGCCCAGATACTCAAGCAACTTGTGAAGCACGAGATTGAGCTCGTCTCCGGTCACAACACTACATGGTCAGCTTGTTTATGTACAGATCTCATGAGTGGTCTTGCGTACCGTCCAAGTTGGCTCCAGGCAAGAATTCCGCTTTCATGGAATATGACCGCGTCTTTCTCCGAGGCGGCTTTGAGCAGGCTGAGCGCGTTCTTTCGGTTGCGCTTAACCACAGCGGGGTCGAGTGTATCTGAACTCGCGTCCGCCAGGAAAAGGGGAAGAGCACGTCTACGAGAGCTGGTCAGCTTGGGTAAACTTGAAGGCTCCTAACGACCTACCCTGAGGCAATCCGAAGCTCTCTGACGGAGCTGTGTAGGCTCTGCAGACACCACTGTCCTAGGGCAGAAGTCTCGAGATCGATCAGCTGGGTGATATCGGCGTGGTTGATTATCCGTCTCATTGCGATCATTGCAACAACTCTTGGTCGCCTTGACTCTTTGAACGAGTCGAGGTGGATGAGCTTCGTGAAAACCGACTGCGCATCGCTTTTCGCTTGAGTCGTGACCACCGTCCGTCTCTTGTTATCCCTGGGCCTCCGGTCACAAACGACGCATCGGGGCATTTTGTTCTTCTTTGAGTTCAACCTCTTTTTCGTTGCCGCCATATCTACAGCACACGATGTGCGAGCGATAAGGTCGATGGCTAAACACTGGGCATCTTCGCTAAGTCCTGGATAGTGGTTTCTGCCAAACATTAGCTCACAAGTCACTTCTCCCAAGGCAGATCAGCTTACAGGAAAGCATGCTCTAGAGTCCCATTCTCAGGAATAGGGTCCGCCTGGAGGACTTCGTAAAGCTGTGCGGTCAGCTCGCCAACCTCGCCAGCATCCAGAAAGACTTTCCTGCGTTTGGATGCAGGCTCCCCTTCCTCGGCTGTGCGGTTTGCAATACCAAGATTCTCAACAGCCTGGCGGAGCTCGACATCTGCGAAGCATGCCGGCTGTGTTTCAGGGTCAAGCGAGTCTGGCGCGATAGGTCCGGAAGCTTGCTTTAGGACTCGAATGGAACGCTGACAGGGTTAGCTAAAGCACACATGACAAGTACGGTTGTCAACATACTGAGAAATCATGGGCTTTACCCAACGAGGGAACGTCGGCGCACGCCAACTCGAGCGGAAAGACAATTTTCGGTGCCGCTATTCTGCCAATCTCCCGATCTACAAGCGACGCATGGGCCAGACGTATGAGACTCAGGGACAACGTCTTCCTGGCCACCAGACTCTGTTCATCAATACCTAGGATCTCATCGGGATGTGCGGAAAACTCGGCGCAAAGCAGCGCCAGCAACGCGTACGCCTTCTGGGAGACTAATGATTTCCGTGCGGGAGAAGGCTTTTTTGGAAGCAGGTTTATAGCAACATTCAGCAAGTCGGCTCTAGGAGCAGGCGCAACGGTGTGCCAGGTATTCTGAATGGCACGGATAGAAAGCAATGAATCGAGCAGCCAAGGCGTCAGATCTGATATTGACGGCTGCGATATGGGACTTGGTGATTTAGAGATTGAGGGGTGTGCCATGGCCGATATCAACGTTGTTGCTTGGCGCAGGCACTGAGAGACATGCTGGATGCTGTATGTGGTCTGCTGGACAAGGAGAGAGCCAGGTTTCCCGAGCAAGAGCTCCAGTGTAGCGGCTGAAGGCAACGTGATGTCTATTGAAACGTCTCTTCCAGTCGCACTCGGCGCCGTGTCTTGCAGCCGGCTAAGCAAGACTACATGGGTCAGCGACAGCGTCACCATATACAGTCAGGGTCCCAACACTTACCACTGCTCGTCTCGCGCAGGTATAAGATTATGGACGAGAGCAACTTCCACATGGAGCCCGTGCGGATCACCGCGAGAATCACAAACTGGAAGAACCCCTCGATGGGCTCGGCCAGATCAAGGCAGCGAGAGTGCCCCAGCAGCCTCAGGATCTTGGGGAAGACCCAGATCCAAAGAGGCTCCTCCCCGCGGAACACAAACTGCTTCCCATCTGTGGTATGGCTCAAAACGTTCGGCGTCTCCTCGATCGTGACTTTCAGAAAGTTGATGGCCTTGAGCGCCTCGTTCCGCAGGTGGTTCCGGTCGGCAAAGGGGTCGTCGAGCTTGATGCcttcgaggacgacgcggGCGTAGACGTAGATGAGCATGTGGTTGTGCTCGGTGCGTTGCTCGGCGTCCTTCAGCAGGTCGGGCTTGTTTTTGACCTTCTCTATGACGGCGAACAGCCTCTTCAGCTCGGCGTTCTCCTCGGATCGCGTCGActttgccgacgccgagatgTTCTCGACCAGTTGCGCAGCTAGCGTGGAGGGGGGCGGCGCGTTCccagcggcaacggcagcggcagcggcaacagGCCTGCCATGTTGTTCTGCGGCCATGGTGCCGTCGTCATTGTATGGCCAGGCAGAGATCGGATCGAAGGGGCCAAGGGGGCGGTCGTTTGTTTGATGATTGGAGGCTCGACTACTCTGGAGCCAAAGATTAACGCGCCGGCGGGGTGGCCGCTGCAGCGCGGGTGCTGCACGCGAGGTCACATGTTCAATTAACGACTTGATTATGTAATATGAATGGTCTGTGCTCCGCCTATCACTCTTGGACAACCTCCAGCTTAACTTCTGCTGTTATTCGGACCTCAGGTTGATCGTCCACTCTCATCTCCCAACTAACTGATTGATGACAGCCTGAGATTACTCGCCCGAGAGGCTCATTGCCCGCCTCCACCGGCGTAGCGTGATGATTGATCACCCAAGTGATCCCTTGCAAAGCTGCAAGTTTCTCTCTCGCGTTCGAGGTCTGCCTAAACTCCCATCTCACACACGCTATACACACCTATGTATCACTATGCCTCCTAAGGACAGGGGTGTGATGTTGCAGCTTACGCCCTTCGCATTGCAGACCCACCAAGCATACAAGTATCGTTGTGAAGATGAAGGATGGTTGCAGCCGATGCTGATGTGCTTTATAAACATGTTCCGGTCCCGTGTCTGACCGCGACATCGATTCTCTTCTTAATCCAGGTCTGGAGAATCACCTTGGAGCTCACTCCTCCAGGTTCTGAATCTTTACCATCGTCTTGAACCCCTCGTCCCGTCCCATACCGCTGAATCATGAACATCGCCCTCAAAGAAGCAATGCCGGAGGCCTTGATGGTCCGGAGCGCCCCCTCCCATCCAGCCTCCGGAATCGAGATGCTCCCTCTTGACCCATCAGCGAGCGCCCCGAA belongs to Colletotrichum higginsianum IMI 349063 chromosome 5, whole genome shotgun sequence and includes:
- a CDS encoding Phosphatidylinositol 3, with product MAAEQHGRPVAAAAAVAAGNAPPPSTLAAQLVENISASAKSTRSEENAELKRLFAVIEKVKNKPDLLKDAEQRTEHNHMLIYVYARVVLEGIKLDDPFADRNHLRNEALKAINFLKVTIEETPNVLSHTTDGKQFVFRGEEPLWIWVFPKILRLLGHSRCLDLAEPIEGFFQFVILAVIRTGSMWKLLSSIILYLRETSSAGCKTRRRVRLEETFQ